In Pirellulales bacterium, the DNA window AAACTCGCCAACCGCCATGTCGATCGTCCAATCGGGCGCAAGCCACTCGGCCACGTCGTAGTGACACGTCACCGCCACCAACCGCGCGGTCGCTCGATCCGCGCGCAGCGATTTGGCCAACGCCAGCGAACCGATCCGCGCCACCTGCCGATCGACCACGCTGGTGTACTCGTCGCACACTGCCAGCGGCCGCTCGCCCGGCGCCGACGGCGTGGCGGTGAGCAGTGCCCGCGCCAGGTCGCAGCGAAAGCGCTCCCCGCCGCTGAGCACGTGGTAGGGCTTGACCCACGACGGCGGCGAGCCAAAACCAACCGCCGTCAGTAGCCCCGTGATCTCGCGAATCGAACGCTCGCCAAAGCAATCGATCACCGCCCGATCGCGCGGCCAGGCGAATGGGTCCAGCGACCGCTCGCCGAACAACCGCCGGGCGATCGTCGTCTTGCCGCTGGCCGAGGGGCCCACGATCAGCCCAATCCGCCAGTCGTCGGCAAGTTCTGGCACATCGACCGCGAACCGCTCGCTCATCCGCTGGACCAGCGGCACATCGAACATGCCCGCCAGTTGCCGCACGCGAAACGAATCGAACAGCGGACAGGCCACTACAGCATCAACAATCGGCATCGCAACCCCTCGCTGGTCAATCGTTCGTAGATGCTCCGCTGCTGCGCCTCGTCGTCGCATTCGACCAGCACCTGATACGCCTCTACCAGCGCGTCGCCCGCCGGTTCCATCGGCCGCGCCGCGGGGCGTTCACCGCCTTGGCCGTAACCGTCGGCGGCTCTCTCCCCCTCCTTGTTCGGCGTCTCCAACAAGTTCGCCAGTAGCACGTTCACGGCGTCGCACTCGCTTTCGACGCGCGAGACCAGTTCCGCCAGCGCTTCGCGCCGCGGCACGGCCAGCGCGGCCAACGGATCGAACAGCGCCAACAGTTTCGCCGCTTCCGCAGCGTCGAGGTCCAGCACCAGCGCCGGCAGTTCGGCCAGCGGCAAGGTTTCTGCCCGCAAATGCCCGTCGATCAGTTCAAAGTCGCCCCCGGCGAGCGGCCGCACTAACAGCGCGCCGGCAAAGCCCACTTCGGCCAACACGCCCGCTAGCGCCGCGCGCTGCGCCGGCGGATGGCTCCGCCAATTGAGTGGATGCGGCCGCAACCGGCCAGCGGGAATCCTCCGAAACTCCACCACTCGATCACGCGCGTGCATGCACACCCCCTTTGGGTTGAATTCGCGTTCCGCCCTCATCGGCCGCCGTCAAAACGCCGCTCGTTCTCATCTCGCGCGCGGCGAAGCGCGCACAAAAAAACCCAGCCGCTGGCGAACCAGCGGC includes these proteins:
- a CDS encoding GNAT family N-acetyltransferase — encoded protein: MPIVDAVVACPLFDSFRVRQLAGMFDVPLVQRMSERFAVDVPELADDWRIGLIVGPSASGKTTIARRLFGERSLDPFAWPRDRAVIDCFGERSIREITGLLTAVGFGSPPSWVKPYHVLSGGERFRCDLARALLTATPSAPGERPLAVCDEYTSVVDRQVARIGSLALAKSLRADRATARLVAVTCHYDVAEWLAPDWTIDMAVGEFQRRRLRRRPLRLEVRRARRDLWRLFARHHYLSGALPRGVRCYAAVCDGAPVAFCAVLALVGYRGRWRISRLVTLPDFQGVGIGTRLAEAVGDWHLGEGLRLNITAAHPALVRHCARSPAWRMVAVKRGGASALRVARDYRSSAGRTVASFEYVGQRGSAPTSP
- a CDS encoding ParB N-terminal domain-containing protein; translated protein: MHARDRVVEFRRIPAGRLRPHPLNWRSHPPAQRAALAGVLAEVGFAGALLVRPLAGGDFELIDGHLRAETLPLAELPALVLDLDAAEAAKLLALFDPLAALAVPRREALAELVSRVESECDAVNVLLANLLETPNKEGERAADGYGQGGERPAARPMEPAGDALVEAYQVLVECDDEAQQRSIYERLTSEGLRCRLLML